The Gammaproteobacteria bacterium genome contains the following window.
TCCTACTTCTCCTGCTGCCATAGCCCAGCCATGTTTTACCATGACCAGGCTATGTTACTGCAGAGTCCTACTTAGCTCTTATTACCTTAAGAGGGCCAACACGTTTTGTGGAATCGAGTTGGCCTGAGCCACCATCGCCGTACCAGCCTGCATCAGGATTTGGCCACGTGCCAGGTTCGCTGTTTCCATTGCAAAATCCGTATCCATGATACGACTGCGTTCAGCCGATTTGGCCTCACGCGATGCCTCAAACCGTTGGATGGTAAACTCGGCAACAGCCATTGTGGCACCATGCCCCGCACGAGTCGCCGCAGTGGCAGTTAGTGCAACTCCTGCAGCTGTCGCGGCTGCAGCACCATTTGACGCGGTCAGGCTAGCGACGGTAGAGGCGGTAGAACCAGTGATATTCGCCAGCTCTGTCACCAATGCTGTGTATTCCGTATTGATATTTGCAACCTGAGCTTGGCCGTTGGTACCTTGCGCCTGCACCGCCAGCTCATTCATGCGTTGCAAAATATCCGTTGCCACACCCAAGCCTGCATCTGAGTTCTGCGCGCTAGAGATTTTGTCAGCCTCGTTTCTCATCTGCACACTCAGCGAACGAATGTCAGACTGCAGCGTCATGCCGACAGCCAGACCAGCAGCATCGTCACGCGCACTGTTTACACGCAGACCAGAAGACAAACGTTCTAGCGAGGTGGCCAGACCCAGAGAGTTTTTATTAAGGTTACGCTGGGCGTTTAAAGACATTAGATTGGTATTGATGATACTAGCAGCCATTGTAGGTGCTCCTATTTATACCCCACTGGCGCGACTTATGCGGACCAGGATACGGGGTGCTTCATATTCAGCGGATATATCTCCTAAGTCTGGAAATATTTACCGCTCCCATACCCTATTACGGCTCCCGCCAAAAAAGCTTTAATCTATTTACGAATAAATCTCCTGGACATTGGAAGAGAAGGGAAGAGAAGGGACGGTTAGAGACCCTTAGAAGTGGCATACAATTTGCTTAATATGCAAGCATTATATTTATAATCTGTCAGGATAATTTAGGGGTGGGGTAATTTGACCGAAATCGATAAAACTCAGCAAATGGATTCTGGCAATACTGTCTGCAATGCATTCGGCGAGTGCTACCTGTTCGCTATCAACCGCAATCTCTTCGAGAACACCTGTGCTAACACCGTGTTCCAGACCCAATACGGTGAGTCACTTTTCCAGAAAGATACCTTTTATGTGATTCCAGGGACCGACAGTGGTCTTCTCTTCCAGTATGTGAAAAAGCATGGCATTCCGGCCGGCAGCCGTTATCTCTTTGTGGAATTGCCTCACGTACTGGTCTTATTGGGCGATCTCGGTAGCCAAGAGCCGGAACTACAAATAACCAGCGATACACACTGGCTGGCGCAGGCCAAGGCAATGGGGGCAGAAAACTACGCCTTGCTGGGCCAACTGACGCTGATGCGTTCACGCGGGGTACTGCATGGCCATTACCCCGATTACCCGCACTTCTGGAGTCGTCTCAAGGGAGAATTCGATGCCTTCTCCTGGCAGTATGCCCTGGTCCAGAATGCCCACTATTTCACGATGCGCCAGATCGAGAACCTGACAGAGAATCAGGTGCCGGCACTCTGCCTGAAGGACAGCTTCCGCGGCAAAACCGCAGTCCTGCTGGCTGGCGGACCATCACTGGATGAACTGTTGCCCTGGGTGCGGCAACACCGCAAAAACCTGCTGGTAATCGCTGTGTCCCGTGTCAGCCGTGCACTGATTCAGGCCGGCATCCAGCCCGACATCAGCGTATCAATCGACCCCCAGCCCATCAACCTGGAAGTCAGCCGGGACATGCTCGAATTTCAGGACGGTACGTTACTGGTGAACAACACCCATTTGACCCCCTACCTGTTGTCGAGCTGGGGGGGTGAAAAAGTATTCATCGGACAACGCTACCCATGGAGCACCCCGCAGGAACCGGAAAACCTGCCGCCCATTGAAGGCCCTACCGTCACCGAAAGTGCATTTTCATTTGTCGTTGAAACAGGTGTTACGCAAATTATTTTAGGTGGCGCTGACTTCTGCTTTAGTCAGAGTGGGTATACCCATGCTAGCGGTACTGCAGAGCACGCCTTAGGGCCCAGGCCCATGGCGGGGAACCTGCAAGTGACGACCAACAGCGGTGTATCGGCGAACACCTCGGCCACGCTTCTAAAGGCCGCCCAATATATCGATACCCAATCTCAGAATGCGATGGCGCGTGGTTGTCGAACAGTGAACCCGGCAGCCGGAGCCATGCGTCTGCTCCATGTTGACTATGCAGCATTAAATACTATCCAGATCACCCCGATGGAGATACCGGCACGTAAGATTATCGCTGACTGCGTACCCCCCTCCGATGCCAGAGTTAGAATTAGCTACTACAAAGAAATACTAAGTGAGGTAGATCATGTGCTCACCGAACTGAGTATCATTAAAGGGCTGGCGAACAAAGCATTAATATATAACCACAAATTAATCGCCAAGAAAGAAAAAGGGAGTGAGATTCATAATAAAGCAAAAATAAAGCATGTTGAGAAACAGCTCGACGGCAAATATATATCAACTTCAACATTCATCAAACATTTTGGCGTACGTCGATTTCTCCTACTCCTCAGGCCAACTCACCGAAACACTCAGGATATCGAGTATAAAAAAAACCAGCACTATTTCCAGGCATTCATCGAAACCAGTGATGAAATCCTGGATATGCTCCGTTTGACTAGAACCCGTATCTTAAGTCGTGTGGAGGAAGAGAGCCCCAAACCCGATGTGCGGCACCTCATTGAACAATGGCGGCGCGATCAACAGCCTGGACGCGCTATAAATTGGGCAAGATACCATGCAGCTTACGTAAGCCACCTACCAATTGCAGAGCAACAGTTATTGCATGATTACCAGGAGTCAATCGCGGACGTGGTGGCGGAGATTGCTCAAGATCACTCAGCCCTCATCGAACGGGGGGCCTCACTTGGTGGCGCACCAGATCGAGCATATGAGTATTTTCAATGCCAGAATCAGCAAGGTTTACAACGTTTGCTGGCTGGCTTAGAGAAAAATCACAAGCCGGATCAGGCCGTTCTTTTGATACCATTAATACGCGGTTACATAGCCGAGCTCGAAGGTGACGACACATCTGCAATCACCGCGTATGAATCCATTGCAAGCGGCCCTGCATACCTAAATGCACTCAAGCGAAGATTAATGCTGTATTCCAATGCAGGGAAGAATGACGCAGCTATCGACGCATTGAAGACAATGTCCGGCCTGAACTCCTCATTTACCCCACTGTACGCCGACATGCTTCTATTAACGGGAAATATCGATGAGGCTATGAATGTTTACACCGATTATTTACTGGACCACCCTAATGACCTGGACACAGTATTAAAGGCAGGTAAATTATTCTGGCAATGTGATATGCCCCAAGGGGCAGATTGGGCAGTGCGCTATATTCTCGAGAAAGACCCACACAATCAGAATGCACAACGATTCCTGATTAAAATAGAGAAAAACACGCCAGAAAGTTTCGCCGACAACGTATAACTTATTAATCTGCCATTGTTACTATTGCTTTTCTTTGCGCAGCATGTGTTGGTCAAACAGGCTGTTTTTCTTCATGCAAGGCGCACCATCACGCATCAAATCCTTACGCATAGAATTATTGAAACGCTCAGTCGTTATGCCACGGTTGACAGAGTCAAGGAACGTTGCACTACTGTCAGGGTCTTTGGCAATAAGATATCGCAATGATACTCGTTCGTTGGATCCAATATTTGGCTCAGTTCCATGAATGGTACACGCATGCCATAGCGCAACATTCCCAGCACTACCAGTAATGACCTGTTGTATGGCTTCAACGCTCTGCCCCGACTTGCCGTGCACATAACGCCAACGATTACTTGTTTCGTCAGCCAGGTCTATATCATGCGGAAACCCATCAACGCCTAGCCGGAATGAACCCGGAAGTAAATTTAGAGGCGCGGCATTTTCAGACACATCATGTAGATACACATAGAGCGTGATAAAGTCGATATCCCGGTCTGCAAAATCAATGACGTCCTGATGAAAATCAATACCGTAGAAATAGGTTACATCCCGATATTCAGGGCGAACGTAAGGCCCAAGATTATTAACCGGATTTTCACGAATTCGATCGAGTATCCAACGAGGTATCCACTCCTCTGGGACGCCACATATTATTTTTTTTCTGATGATGCTATAGCCATTCCCAAGCAAGTTTCTTAACAATGAAGTAATCTCATCAGTATTTTCTATTGCTTGAGCAAAATCATCGTAGTTATCCAGAAGATTGAATCCCGGCTTAGGATTTACTCCGTTAAATACCGGGCTGCGAAGAAACGATTCTTCGTCCATAAACATCGCTGGTGAAAATTGCTTCTCAGATCTTATTTTTGCAAGCAGATCGGCGCATGTATTTACATCGACAACACTTCCTAGATCGACATAACCCTGCTTGCCAAACTGTTCCAGATTTTTCTCGATTTTGGTCATGACACTTTTCTCTCTGCTTACCGTATCCGTCACGCGGGCCATACGCCATTAAATTGTCCAGAACGATCAACTATGGCATGGGACAATCTCCCGCAACCAACTTTCTTTGTCATTGAACGATTCCGTAGCACCACTAATTCGCCAGCAGATATAATCAGTGGCCGCCGATAGCGGCCACAGACTTCGTATCCGTTACTCTCGAATTCAGTGATGATCATATCCGAGGTCACCTGTTCAACAACTCCTATCTCATCACTATCACTGTCCGTTTTCATCGGCTTCCCATTGATAGTGTTCAGCGAGACGACATATTTCACGTCAAGCCTTGCAACTTTATTGATATAGTTACGCACAACGTGCGGCTCCATTTCCTGGAAGGAGTAAGCATTACAAAATACGTCAAATGGGCCTGATAATTTCTCGATTTCCCACGATGGCAGCGACCCACCCCTTAACCTCTTCGCTATATCATCTATCGAAATTAACTCACAATCCCGTGAGTTCTGATAGTCCAGCACGGAGTCTTTTCCGAACAGAGTCTGAAGATAATAACTGGAGACCGCGACGAGTGGCGGAATATCGAGATTGAGGTAGAAATTCCGCTCATCCTGCGCAAGAACGATCTCACCCAACGCGCCAAAGCCGCCACCGATCTCGAGAAACCGGGAAGGAGCTGAGTCAAGATGATGAGACAATGCCGATAGACAGAGCAGATAGCTCAAATATGCCTTACCCAAGGTCGGTCCATTTGCACCCATGGGAGAAAAGGTCTGTGTTGGCATCCCTACCGGACTCTCACCCAGCTTTTCAAAATCCAGCCTCCAAACTGAGTGATCCCAGTTAGCATACAGCATGTCGAAGTCTCGGTAGGCATCGACTGCTCCGGAAAGCTGTCGCCTAAACCAAGTGTACTGACGTGACGTGCCGTCGCTCTGAACGCGACCCCATAAGTCAGCGATCATTTCATCAGAATAACCTTGACCATACAGCGGATAAAACCAGAAATGTGAAGATGGCCAGGACTTGAAGCTCTCAATTCCATGATGTTCTAGCTCTGACAGCAGCTGGACGACACCAGGAGAC
Protein-coding sequences here:
- a CDS encoding putative sugar O-methyltransferase, whose protein sequence is MTVCDNKQDHRKAAVPDEECWRRMLSLCLNDIAAVSSMYAPTSFWSPGVVQLLSELEHHGIESFKSWPSSHFWFYPLYGQGYSDEMIADLWGRVQSDGTSRQYTWFRRQLSGAVDAYRDFDMLYANWDHSVWRLDFEKLGESPVGMPTQTFSPMGANGPTLGKAYLSYLLCLSALSHHLDSAPSRFLEIGGGFGALGEIVLAQDERNFYLNLDIPPLVAVSSYYLQTLFGKDSVLDYQNSRDCELISIDDIAKRLRGGSLPSWEIEKLSGPFDVFCNAYSFQEMEPHVVRNYINKVARLDVKYVVSLNTINGKPMKTDSDSDEIGVVEQVTSDMIITEFESNGYEVCGRYRRPLIISAGELVVLRNRSMTKKVGCGRLSHAIVDRSGQFNGVWPA
- a CDS encoding phytanoyl-CoA dioxygenase family protein, which codes for MTKIEKNLEQFGKQGYVDLGSVVDVNTCADLLAKIRSEKQFSPAMFMDEESFLRSPVFNGVNPKPGFNLLDNYDDFAQAIENTDEITSLLRNLLGNGYSIIRKKIICGVPEEWIPRWILDRIRENPVNNLGPYVRPEYRDVTYFYGIDFHQDVIDFADRDIDFITLYVYLHDVSENAAPLNLLPGSFRLGVDGFPHDIDLADETSNRWRYVHGKSGQSVEAIQQVITGSAGNVALWHACTIHGTEPNIGSNERVSLRYLIAKDPDSSATFLDSVNRGITTERFNNSMRKDLMRDGAPCMKKNSLFDQHMLRKEKQ
- a CDS encoding flagellin; protein product: MAASIINTNLMSLNAQRNLNKNSLGLATSLERLSSGLRVNSARDDAAGLAVGMTLQSDIRSLSVQMRNEADKISSAQNSDAGLGVATDILQRMNELAVQAQGTNGQAQVANINTEYTALVTELANITGSTASTVASLTASNGAAAATAAGVALTATAATRAGHGATMAVAEFTIQRFEASREAKSAERSRIMDTDFAMETANLARGQILMQAGTAMVAQANSIPQNVLALLR
- a CDS encoding 6-hydroxymethylpterin diphosphokinase MptE-like protein, translating into MTEIDKTQQMDSGNTVCNAFGECYLFAINRNLFENTCANTVFQTQYGESLFQKDTFYVIPGTDSGLLFQYVKKHGIPAGSRYLFVELPHVLVLLGDLGSQEPELQITSDTHWLAQAKAMGAENYALLGQLTLMRSRGVLHGHYPDYPHFWSRLKGEFDAFSWQYALVQNAHYFTMRQIENLTENQVPALCLKDSFRGKTAVLLAGGPSLDELLPWVRQHRKNLLVIAVSRVSRALIQAGIQPDISVSIDPQPINLEVSRDMLEFQDGTLLVNNTHLTPYLLSSWGGEKVFIGQRYPWSTPQEPENLPPIEGPTVTESAFSFVVETGVTQIILGGADFCFSQSGYTHASGTAEHALGPRPMAGNLQVTTNSGVSANTSATLLKAAQYIDTQSQNAMARGCRTVNPAAGAMRLLHVDYAALNTIQITPMEIPARKIIADCVPPSDARVRISYYKEILSEVDHVLTELSIIKGLANKALIYNHKLIAKKEKGSEIHNKAKIKHVEKQLDGKYISTSTFIKHFGVRRFLLLLRPTHRNTQDIEYKKNQHYFQAFIETSDEILDMLRLTRTRILSRVEEESPKPDVRHLIEQWRRDQQPGRAINWARYHAAYVSHLPIAEQQLLHDYQESIADVVAEIAQDHSALIERGASLGGAPDRAYEYFQCQNQQGLQRLLAGLEKNHKPDQAVLLIPLIRGYIAELEGDDTSAITAYESIASGPAYLNALKRRLMLYSNAGKNDAAIDALKTMSGLNSSFTPLYADMLLLTGNIDEAMNVYTDYLLDHPNDLDTVLKAGKLFWQCDMPQGADWAVRYILEKDPHNQNAQRFLIKIEKNTPESFADNV